From the genome of Salvia splendens isolate huo1 chromosome 7, SspV2, whole genome shotgun sequence:
ATTTTCTAAGCCCAGCCCAATTCACTTGGATTGAGCTCCGATTTATGGAAAAAGCCCAGTCAATTATTTCCATGGTTGAAAATAATCTTAAGATTACGACGACTGCAATCGGAGAGATAATTTAGCTAATCGAATTATTCTTTACAAAATCAATTTTAGATTATGATATTGAGTtagttaatttgttttattagaGATTTACTGTTGTTAATTGATTTATCGTTATACAAACTGACGAACTagttaaaatatgaaatatataattatactttaaaaattaaatacccAAACAAATTGAGAAAGATGTTCATAAAAGACTCCTATCATGTAACTAAATACTTAAAATGTTGTTCTAAAAGACTTAGTATTTATTAGGAAAAAGAGCTTATTTAAATAAATCTCACAAGCCACATATATTACCGTGTATAATTGTCGTGGGATAAATTTACTAAGTCCCGAcatataaaatagtagtagtaaaaattTGTGGTTTTTCCCAttgacaaaataataaaaaacttgGTGtcgtaagaaaaaaaaatcgttgTACTTAAGAAAGGACGACCTAGATACATACCTAATTAATCTACATTGATAAATCAAAATCTTAAAAGTAAAAAGCATTGTATTCCAAGTATAtcctttaattaaaatatatctcCAAAATTTAATTTCGCGCACGCCAGTAGATTTCACATTCCGGAAAAAATTTATAGCaaattatcattatctaaaatGCGGAAAACAAAATTAGGCTGCTACCTCATCATATATTTAGttgaaaaaattgtaaaaattacaaacttcttaatttataattcaaattttagtAAAATGTGGGACTGACCAATTTCCGTGAAATTACAAactttgaaaattttcatgatttatttgacaatttttccaaaaaaattagGGATATTATGACACAAAAATATTATGGCAAAATGTCATTTTCCTTACTTATATTATGTATACAAAATTATTGAGATGTATCATTATATGTAATTATGGTAGAAGATCGTAAGTATCAATTAAAATTCCAAACACATGTAATTAATACAATAAGGAAAAGGAAAGATACCTAAAATCTTATATTGCCaatgaaatatatttaattatgctAATTATTTTAAGAATTAAACACAGCAAGGAAATATGGAAAGAATATATAAAATCGTATATTGCCCTACAATTAATTAAGCTAATTATTTTAAGAATCAAACGATGCCCCTAATACaaaaggaattaaaaaaaagggaaaCAATACCTAAAATTGTATATTGCCGATTAAATACATTTAATTAAGGTAATTATTTTAAGAATTAAACGAGGCCCCAAAATTAGCCCAACCAAAAAGCTCAATCAAATTCTTAAACCCTAAACCAAAGAATTCTATAAATCCTCAACTCAGAAGGGTAAATTCTCTAACCAAAGAATTGAAGGGTAATTCTTCGGAGTATTTCTCAGAATTAGTTCTTCTTTTTCATCCGTTTATTGATTTTGGTTTCGAGAGAGATGAAGATCGTTGCTGCTTATTTGTTGGCTGTGTTGGGCGGCAACGCCTCCCCCTCCGCCGATGATATTTCCAACATCCTCGCCTCAGGTTCATATATACTCTCTTCGCATTCATGTTTATTCAACTCTTCTTTCTTGTTTGATCATTGAATTGTGTGAAATTGAATGTTTCCCCTTGGAAATTGAGTGTTTATGCGCGTTGTTAATTTAGTGTAATTTATATATGCTTCTGGAATTGTTTATGTTTGCTATTTGATTTTTGCGTATGTTtcgttttttttgtttgtaatCGTAATTGCGGAAATTCTGAGTGTTGATCATTAGGTTTGTTTCACCgaattttttgttgaatttataTTCAGCAAGATTTTTAGTCACGGTGCTCTTACGTATAAATTGTAATTTACTGGTTTTGTTTTATCTTACTTATCGGTAATATGCAAGTATACATGGACATTGTTATGGATGTAAATTGTTATGGATGTAAACCATAATTTtggttttcttttattattattattattattattattattattattattattattactactgtTGATAGAGTAGGAATAAATTTCATGAATTCTTAGTTGCATTTACATTCATCGAGGTTTGTAGTTACTGTTTCACTTTTCCTACTTATGTAGCAGTAGTAATTAAGGCTCCAAAAATTATCCTGCTTAGGAAATAAAGATCTATGCAAATGTAAAAGATTGATTCCATATGATTAATTTGCATTATTAATTCTGTAAAATATTGATTCCATATGATTTAATATTTGAATGACGGTATTATAGTTATGCCCTGTTTCCAATATGATTAACCATGAATTAATTTGCATTATTCATTCTGTAAAAGATTGATTCCATatgatttaataaatatttgaatgacAGTATTATAGTTATGCCCTGTTTCCAATATGATTAACCATGAATTAATTTGCATTATTCATTCTGTAAAAGATTGATTCCATatgatttaataaatatttgaatgacAGTATTATAGTTATGCCCTGTTTCCAATTCGCTGTGAAGTTGTTCTAATACTATTCGTGTTTCAGTTGGAGCTGAGTGCGATCAGGAAAGAGTTCAACTCCTTTTGTCTCAAGTTGCTGGCAAAGATATCACCGAGTTGATTGCTGCCGGGAGGGAGAAGTTGTCTACCGTACCCTCAGGAGGTGGTGCAGTTGCTGTCGCTGCACCTgctggtggtggcggtggcggtggtgcACCTGCAGCAGCTGCTGAggcgaagaaagaagagaaggtGGAAGAGAAAGAGGAATCTGATGGAGAGGTAAGCTGTCAAAACTTGTAGACTTTGTCCATCTGTCTTGATGCATATGGTAAATCCTACGTGCTCGAATTGGACGTCGTGGACTCTAATTATTTGTTTCTTTTGCAGGATATGGTGTTTGGTCTCTTCGACGACTAAGAAATTTGTGCACAATGAAGAAATTTAGTTAGTTTAGCTGGGGAAGAATTTGCTGCTTGAATGAGAGCCTTTTGCACGGTGAAGATATTACATTAGTACTTACTTTGTTTTGAATTTCAATTGCTTAGAATGATTCATTTGCACAATGAAGGTATACTATTACATACTAATAATATAGGAGTATGAATTTTTGAAGTACAATGGTTGTTTGTGTTTAATTCTTgatgtattttaatttcttctatTTTCGTTATACGAAAATTATCATTTAATCTGCAGACCATATACAAGATGAAGAAAGAACGAATATCTCAATTTCTATTCATTGTCTTCACACCCCATAAAACCGCTAACACGAATAAAAATcccttttgaaaaaaataaaaatctaggCACATCAgattatttcatattttagttcTTTTCgtattagtattaaattatatattttttaataatttaaaccAAATTATATTTGCAAGAATATGAATTGAAGTAGACCTGAATTCTCAAAATAtccaaattttcaaaattatactATGCTATTACAAACAGAATTGGAAAATtagaaatattttaaatttttctaaagaaattcaaaaatccaaaccaatttaataataataataataatattaattttattattattattattgttattattatttttatgatgatagaaatagttaaaaatatatattatactccatttaaaaacaattaatatattaaatagcGTGTATAAATTCTACTCCATTCATTCGATTCTTTGAAAACCATTCTGAATATAACTGAAAATTCGAAATATTTTATCCAAAATTAAGTAATTCAATTCGATCCAAAAATTCGAATCAAATCcaatagtactcctactatttttatttggttcagtttattcaaaattaatttcaatgagatttttaaaacaataaataaaaggTCGAAAAAATGTCTTATCTACATGAATCCAAATCAACCAACATTAACTGTaaaaaattactcaaaatagCCCCAAAAAACCTGCGGCCTATAGCTATGGCGACTGCCGCAGCTTCGCTTCACCACTTCATCTCCAATCCCTTCAACCCGGGCTCTTCCGCCGGATTCCGGCGGCCGAGGAGCGCGCGCCACCTAGTGGTTCGGTGCTGCGAGGCGGCGGCGGTTGAGGTCGCCGAGAAGAGAAAAACGGCGGTGGTGAAGAACGGGAACGATTCGCTCGAGATATGCAGAGTCCTCAACGGCATGTGGCAGACCAGCGGCGGCTGGGGCAGAATTGACCGCGACGCCGCAGTCGACGCTATGCTGCGCTACGCCGACGCCGGTCTCTCCACCTTCGACATGGCTGACCACTGTACGTAAATTTACATTTCTGCCCCTCACGGACGAGAGTGGAAAAATCTAGagagttattttattttcatccctctttatttaatttatttgatttagttttaaatttaCCATTTCTGAAAATAAATTTAGCATACATTTATCAAGAGTGGTTGAAAATGTAAGTCACAAAATGttggaaaaataattatatttggtcaaattttggttCATTCCACTATTTTAAAAATCGGTTGGAAAATATTTccaaattttgt
Proteins encoded in this window:
- the LOC121811443 gene encoding 60S acidic ribosomal protein P2B-like, yielding MKIVAAYLLAVLGGNASPSADDISNILASVGAECDQERVQLLLSQVAGKDITELIAAGREKLSTVPSGGGAVAVAAPAGGGGGGGAPAAAAEAKKEEKVEEKEESDGEDMVFGLFDD